One region of Streptomyces davaonensis JCM 4913 genomic DNA includes:
- a CDS encoding zinc-dependent alcohol dehydrogenase family protein, translating to MKAAVIESVGRAVVTEVPDPTPGPREVVVEVAACGLCGTDLHILQGEFAPKLPIVPGHEFAGEVVEVGREVTELSIGDRVAVDPSLYCYECRYCRTGHNNLCERWAAIGVTTAGGAAQYAVAPVANCVRLPDHVRTQDAALVEPLSCAVRGYDVLRSRLGAHVLIYGSGTMGLMMLELAKRTGAASVDVVDVNATRLETARELGVSGSSTNADELDRPQGWDVVVDATGNASAIQDGLNRVSKAGTFLQFGVADYSTRVEIDPYRIYNQEITITGSMAVLHSFERAAELFATGALNPEIFISDRLPLAHYPEALNQFASGVGRKIVVVP from the coding sequence ATGAAGGCCGCCGTCATCGAGTCCGTGGGCAGGGCCGTGGTCACCGAGGTCCCCGACCCGACGCCGGGGCCGAGGGAGGTCGTGGTGGAGGTGGCGGCGTGCGGCCTCTGCGGGACGGATCTGCACATCCTTCAGGGCGAGTTCGCACCGAAGCTGCCGATTGTGCCGGGGCACGAGTTCGCGGGCGAGGTGGTGGAAGTGGGCCGGGAGGTGACGGAGCTCTCGATCGGCGACAGAGTGGCGGTGGACCCCTCCCTCTACTGCTACGAATGCCGCTACTGCCGCACCGGCCACAACAACCTCTGCGAGCGCTGGGCAGCGATCGGCGTGACGACGGCGGGCGGCGCGGCGCAGTATGCGGTGGCCCCGGTGGCGAACTGCGTCCGTTTGCCGGACCACGTCCGCACCCAGGACGCGGCGTTGGTGGAACCCCTGTCCTGCGCGGTACGCGGTTACGACGTCCTGCGCTCCCGCCTCGGCGCCCATGTCCTGATCTACGGCTCGGGAACGATGGGTTTGATGATGCTGGAGCTGGCGAAGCGAACGGGTGCGGCAAGTGTGGACGTGGTGGACGTAAACGCGACGCGCCTAGAAACAGCACGCGAGTTGGGCGTATCAGGTTCCTCGACGAACGCGGACGAACTGGACCGTCCCCAGGGCTGGGACGTGGTGGTGGACGCAACGGGCAACGCGTCCGCAATCCAGGACGGCCTGAACCGTGTCTCCAAGGCAGGCACGTTCCTCCAATTCGGCGTAGCGGACTACTCGACCCGCGTCGAGATCGACCCCTACCGCATCTACAACCAAGAGATCACCATCACCGGCTCGATGGCAGTCCTGCACAGCTTCGAGCGAGCAGCGGAACTCTTCGCAACGGGCGCCCTGAACCCCGAAATCTTCATCAGCGACCGCCTCCCCCTGGCCCACTACCCCGAGGCCCTGAACCAGTTCGCGTCGGGAGTGGGCCGCAAAATAGTCGTAGTCCCGTAA
- a CDS encoding GntR family transcriptional regulator: MEAIRPVSRTLLRDRAYAAIRDAIVAGEIEPGAVVRDAELAERLGLSRAPVREAFSRLVDEGLLESKPQSYTRVTPVVAADVRDAAAVVGAMHELVTRVAVDRLRASDIETMREANERFADAVGTGDVDSALRADDELHEVLIRASRNRAAAATVARYTPLIRRLERRRFGEGGACRSPGLHERLIEACAAGDTEAAVRVTAEIWRGLEELAAD, translated from the coding sequence ATGGAGGCCATCCGACCGGTGAGCCGCACCCTGCTCAGGGACCGTGCCTACGCAGCCATCAGGGACGCCATCGTGGCCGGGGAGATCGAGCCCGGCGCGGTGGTGCGGGACGCCGAGCTGGCCGAGCGTCTCGGCCTGTCCCGGGCCCCGGTGCGCGAGGCCTTCTCGCGGCTCGTGGACGAGGGGCTGCTGGAGAGCAAGCCGCAGAGCTATACGCGCGTGACGCCGGTCGTCGCCGCCGATGTACGGGACGCCGCCGCGGTCGTCGGGGCGATGCACGAGCTGGTCACGAGGGTGGCCGTGGACAGGCTGCGGGCCTCGGACATCGAGACGATGCGGGAGGCCAACGAGAGGTTCGCCGACGCGGTCGGGACCGGTGACGTCGATTCCGCCCTGCGCGCCGACGACGAGCTGCACGAAGTGCTGATCCGGGCGAGCCGCAACCGCGCGGCCGCCGCGACCGTTGCCCGCTACACCCCCCTCATCCGCCGCCTGGAGCGACGGCGCTTCGGCGAGGGCGGCGCCTGTCGTTCGCCCGGACTGCACGAGCGGCTGATCGAGGCGTGCGCGGCGGGCGACACGGAGGCGGCGGTGCGGGTCACGGCGGAGATCTGGCGGGGGCTGGAGGAGCTGGCCGCCGACTGA
- a CDS encoding TROVE domain-containing protein — protein sequence MSRFNIRNIRTAKAPPTSRVTSTGRVLRTYEGGRGRERDARSELFLLAVANFVSQQTFYESGDARDDRFQKLVRELAVTDPEWTAGLLGWLRGEGNLRTAAVVGAAEYVKARLDAGVTEGPSNRRVVDSVLQRPDEPGELLAYWTATYGRNVPKPVKRGIADAVRRLYSGKSLLKYDTASKGYRFGDILNLVHAAPDPAKSWQGELFQYALDRRHNPDTAVPPASNRTLVAHRELMALPVEERRAVVTSDGGAERLAAAGMTWEALAGWLQGPMDKAAWEAVIPSMGPMALVRNLRNFDEAGVSDEVAAQVADRISDPAEVARSRQFPFRYLAAYQHAPSLRWSYPLERALGHSLANVPALPGRTLVLVDRSGSMFYSRLSDRSELNRADAAAIFGTALALRAADADLVEFGTTSRRLTFGKGESVLKVLERFGDLGGTDTTSAVRAHYRGQDRVLIVTDEQYAFNRHGGPTEQIPADIPVYTWNLAGYRAGHGPSGVPNRHTFGGLSDAAFRMVPLLESARDADWPWVA from the coding sequence ATGTCCCGCTTCAACATCCGGAACATCCGGACCGCCAAGGCCCCGCCGACCTCGCGCGTGACCTCCACCGGCCGCGTCCTGCGTACCTACGAGGGCGGCCGTGGCCGTGAGCGCGACGCGCGCTCCGAGCTCTTCCTGCTCGCGGTCGCCAACTTCGTCTCCCAGCAGACCTTCTACGAGTCCGGCGACGCCCGCGACGACCGCTTCCAGAAGCTGGTGCGCGAACTCGCCGTCACCGACCCGGAGTGGACGGCCGGTCTGCTCGGCTGGCTGCGCGGCGAGGGCAACCTCCGTACCGCCGCCGTCGTGGGCGCCGCCGAGTACGTCAAGGCGCGGCTGGACGCGGGCGTCACCGAGGGCCCGTCGAACCGGCGGGTCGTGGACTCGGTGCTCCAGCGGCCCGACGAGCCCGGCGAACTGCTGGCGTACTGGACCGCGACGTACGGCCGTAACGTCCCCAAGCCCGTCAAGCGGGGCATCGCCGACGCCGTACGGCGGCTCTACAGCGGCAAGTCGCTGCTGAAGTACGACACCGCGTCCAAGGGCTACCGCTTCGGCGACATCCTCAACCTGGTGCACGCGGCGCCGGACCCGGCGAAGTCCTGGCAGGGCGAGCTGTTCCAGTACGCCCTGGACCGGCGGCACAACCCCGACACCGCGGTGCCGCCCGCGTCCAACCGGACGCTGGTCGCCCACCGCGAGCTGATGGCGCTGCCCGTCGAGGAGCGGCGTGCGGTCGTGACGTCGGACGGCGGGGCCGAGCGGCTGGCCGCGGCCGGGATGACCTGGGAGGCGCTGGCGGGCTGGCTCCAGGGGCCGATGGACAAGGCGGCCTGGGAGGCCGTCATCCCGTCGATGGGCCCGATGGCGCTGGTGCGGAACCTGCGGAACTTCGACGAGGCGGGTGTCTCGGACGAGGTCGCCGCGCAGGTCGCCGATCGGATCAGCGACCCGGCGGAGGTCGCGCGCTCGCGGCAGTTCCCGTTCCGGTACCTGGCCGCCTACCAGCACGCGCCGTCGCTGCGCTGGTCCTACCCGCTGGAGCGGGCGCTCGGCCACTCGCTGGCCAACGTGCCCGCGCTGCCCGGCCGGACGCTGGTGCTCGTCGACCGCTCGGGTTCGATGTTCTACTCGCGGCTGTCGGACCGCTCGGAGCTCAACCGGGCCGACGCGGCGGCGATCTTCGGTACGGCGCTCGCGCTGCGGGCGGCGGACGCGGACCTCGTCGAGTTCGGCACCACGAGCCGGCGGCTGACCTTCGGCAAGGGCGAGTCGGTGCTCAAGGTCCTGGAGCGGTTCGGCGACCTGGGCGGCACCGACACCACCTCGGCGGTCCGCGCGCACTACCGCGGCCAGGACCGGGTGCTGATCGTCACGGACGAGCAGTACGCGTTCAACCGCCACGGCGGCCCGACCGAGCAGATCCCGGCGGACATCCCGGTCTACACCTGGAACCTGGCCGGGTACCGGGCGGGCCACGGTCCGTCCGGCGTGCCCAACAGGCACACCTTCGGCGGCCTCTCGGACGCCGCGTTCCGGATGGTGCCGCTGCTCGAGAGCGCCCGGGACGCCGACTGGCCCTGGGTCGCCTGA
- a CDS encoding alkaline phosphatase PhoX encodes MSLTRRDFARKSAVTGAGVALAGSVGALATAPNALAATETVTDGADPLHAYISLGYGPLLPDPDGILALPAGFSYRILTHVGKTKLESGEGTPSNHDGTAAFDGPRGTTLLVNNHEIGGAYADADHPVPLAEGLVYDPAAAGGCTVVEVRPGGKVAEWVGIAGTSTNCAGGTTPWDTWLTCEETEDKAGSKGMTKDHGYVFEVDPADRRANKNPKPIKALGRYAHEAVVIDPKRGHAYLTEDASNPNGLLFRWTPPEGYRHGRGRFRTLADDAGRLQASKCFDSGGQFVDDLSRATKIGTVYGVDWIDVPDRDAKTTSVRKQFTAGQITRCRKLEGMWWGDGGAYIVSSYARAESPGQAHDGQVWFYDPKRRTLTLKVLLGVNADPADPSAVGAFDGPDNITVSPYGGLIIAEDGEGIQHLFGATDRGRTYPIARNDLNIGTEEEPEYSEFTGVTFSPSGRTLYANIQDPGIMLAITGPWKRQGR; translated from the coding sequence ATGTCGCTCACCCGCAGGGACTTCGCCAGGAAATCCGCCGTCACCGGAGCCGGTGTGGCGCTGGCGGGCAGTGTCGGCGCCCTCGCCACCGCTCCGAACGCCCTCGCCGCGACCGAGACCGTGACCGACGGCGCGGACCCGCTGCACGCGTACATCAGCCTCGGGTACGGGCCGCTGCTCCCCGACCCCGACGGCATCCTGGCGCTGCCGGCCGGATTCTCGTACCGCATCCTGACGCACGTCGGAAAGACCAAGCTGGAGTCCGGCGAGGGCACGCCGTCCAACCACGACGGCACCGCCGCCTTCGACGGCCCGCGCGGTACCACCCTGCTGGTCAACAACCACGAGATCGGCGGCGCCTACGCCGACGCCGACCACCCCGTCCCGCTCGCCGAGGGCCTGGTCTACGACCCCGCAGCGGCCGGTGGCTGCACGGTCGTCGAGGTCCGCCCCGGCGGCAAGGTCGCCGAGTGGGTCGGCATCGCCGGCACCTCCACCAACTGTGCGGGCGGCACCACGCCTTGGGACACCTGGCTCACCTGCGAGGAGACCGAGGACAAGGCCGGCTCCAAGGGCATGACCAAGGACCACGGCTATGTCTTCGAGGTCGACCCCGCCGACCGCCGCGCCAACAAGAACCCCAAGCCAATCAAGGCGCTGGGCCGCTACGCCCACGAGGCCGTCGTCATCGACCCCAAGCGCGGCCACGCCTATCTGACCGAGGACGCCTCCAACCCCAACGGCCTGCTGTTCCGCTGGACCCCGCCCGAGGGCTACCGGCACGGCCGCGGCAGGTTCCGCACCCTCGCCGACGACGCGGGCCGCCTCCAGGCCTCCAAGTGCTTCGACTCCGGCGGCCAGTTCGTCGACGACCTCTCCCGCGCCACGAAGATCGGCACGGTGTACGGCGTGGACTGGATCGACGTGCCCGACCGGGACGCGAAGACCACCTCCGTGCGCAAGCAGTTCACCGCCGGCCAGATCACCCGCTGCCGCAAGCTGGAGGGCATGTGGTGGGGTGACGGCGGCGCGTACATCGTCTCCTCCTACGCCCGCGCGGAGAGCCCCGGTCAGGCGCACGACGGCCAGGTCTGGTTCTACGACCCCAAGCGCCGCACCCTCACCCTGAAGGTCCTCCTCGGCGTGAACGCCGACCCCGCTGATCCCTCGGCGGTTGGCGCCTTCGACGGCCCCGACAACATCACCGTCTCCCCCTACGGCGGCCTGATCATCGCCGAGGACGGCGAGGGCATCCAGCACCTGTTCGGCGCCACCGACCGCGGCCGCACCTACCCGATCGCCCGCAACGACCTGAACATCGGCACCGAGGAGGAGCCGGAGTACAGCGAGTTCACCGGCGTCACCTTCTCGCCCAGCGGCCGCACCCTGTACGCCAACATCCAGGACCCGGGCATCATGCTCGCGATCACCGGACCCTGGAAGCGCCAGGGGCGGTAG
- a CDS encoding carbohydrate ABC transporter permease: protein MNAVRRNGLGLLAWFVGILFFLPIAWMALTSFHSEEDAATNPPSFGAALTLDGYREFFGTGGGASPWPSLINSTVASVASTLLVLLLALPAAYALSIRPVKKWTDVLFFFLSTKMLPVVAGLLPIYLFAKNTDMLDNIWLLVILYTSMNLPIAVWMMQSFLSEVPVAVIEAARVDGAKLPTILARVVAPIALPGIAATALICFIFSWNELLFARVLTGVVAETAPVFLTGFITSQGLFLAKVCAASLVISLPVLAAGFAAQDKLVQGLSLGAVK from the coding sequence ATGAACGCCGTACGCCGCAACGGTCTCGGCCTGCTGGCCTGGTTCGTCGGAATCCTGTTCTTCCTGCCCATCGCCTGGATGGCCCTGACCTCCTTCCACTCGGAGGAGGACGCGGCGACCAACCCGCCGTCCTTCGGTGCCGCACTCACGCTGGACGGCTACCGGGAGTTCTTCGGCACCGGCGGCGGGGCGAGCCCGTGGCCGTCCCTGATCAACTCGACGGTCGCGTCGGTGGCATCGACGCTGCTGGTCCTCCTCCTGGCCCTCCCCGCGGCCTACGCCCTCTCGATCCGCCCGGTGAAGAAGTGGACGGACGTCCTGTTCTTCTTCCTGTCGACGAAGATGCTGCCGGTGGTAGCGGGCCTGCTCCCGATCTACCTCTTCGCCAAGAACACGGACATGCTGGACAACATCTGGCTGCTGGTCATCCTCTACACCTCGATGAACCTGCCGATCGCGGTCTGGATGATGCAGTCGTTCCTGTCCGAGGTGCCGGTGGCGGTGATCGAGGCGGCGCGGGTGGACGGCGCGAAGCTACCCACGATCCTCGCCCGGGTGGTGGCCCCGATAGCCCTCCCCGGAATCGCGGCAACGGCCCTGATCTGCTTCATCTTCAGCTGGAACGAGCTGCTGTTCGCGAGGGTGCTGACGGGAGTCGTGGCGGAAACGGCCCCCGTCTTCCTGACCGGCTTCATCACCAGCCAGGGCCTGTTCCTGGCGAAGGTGTGCGCCGCGTCGCTCGTCATCTCCCTGCCGGTGCTCGCCGCGGGGTTCGCCGCCCAGGACAAGCTGGTCCAGGGCCTGTCGTTGGGAGCAGTGAAATGA
- a CDS encoding endonuclease/exonuclease/phosphatase family protein, translating to MPSKSSARLAALTVAAVCSAASAIALTTPAHADSLRIHDIQGSTRISPYAGKQVTDVTGIVTGLRTYGSSRGFWIQDPNADADPATSEGVFVFTSSTPKGVAVGDLVSVSGTVSEYVPGGTSSGNQALTEITKPVITVVSSGNAVPAATVIDAKSVPSAYVPAGDSTAGNSINGLPLQPSQYALDLYESLEGMNVQVSDTRVIGATDPYTELWVTVKPWENRNRRGGTVYGSYESQNTGRLQIQSLGATADFPKANVGDTLAGTTAGPLDYNQFGGYTLVASKLGTLESAELKRETTEKQRNGELAVATYNVENLDPSDATFDAHAAAIVNNLQSPDIVSLEEIQDNTGAKNDGVVAADQTVQKLIDAIAAAGGPTYDWRSVDPANNTDGGEPGGNIRQVFLFNPERVSFTDRAGGDATTAVGVTEIDDKAALTVSPGRIDPANAAFASSRKPLAGEFVFRGRTVFVIANHFNSKGGDQGLTSQYQPVARSSETQRHQQATLVNSFVKDILDTQKNARVITLGDINDFEFSETTKILESDGALWSAVKSLPKSERYSYVYQGNAQVLDQILVSPSIRRACDLEFDSVHVNAEFNDQISDHDPQVLRFRP from the coding sequence TTGCCGAGCAAGTCGTCCGCGCGCCTCGCCGCGCTCACCGTCGCCGCTGTCTGTTCCGCGGCGTCCGCCATCGCCCTGACCACTCCCGCGCACGCCGACTCGCTGCGCATCCATGACATCCAGGGCAGCACCCGCATCTCCCCGTACGCCGGAAAGCAGGTCACCGATGTGACCGGCATCGTCACCGGCCTGCGCACCTACGGTTCGTCCCGCGGCTTCTGGATCCAGGACCCGAACGCGGACGCCGACCCGGCCACCAGCGAGGGCGTCTTCGTCTTCACCAGCTCCACGCCGAAGGGCGTGGCGGTGGGCGACCTGGTCTCGGTCTCCGGCACGGTCTCGGAGTACGTGCCCGGCGGCACCTCCTCCGGCAACCAGGCGCTGACCGAGATCACCAAGCCGGTGATCACCGTCGTCTCCAGCGGCAACGCCGTTCCGGCCGCGACGGTCATCGACGCCAAGTCGGTGCCGAGCGCCTATGTCCCGGCGGGTGACAGCACCGCGGGCAACTCCATCAACGGCCTGCCGCTCCAGCCGTCGCAGTACGCCCTGGACCTGTACGAGTCCCTGGAGGGCATGAACGTCCAGGTCTCCGACACCCGGGTGATCGGCGCCACCGACCCGTACACCGAGCTGTGGGTCACGGTGAAGCCGTGGGAGAACCGCAACCGCCGCGGCGGCACGGTCTACGGCTCCTACGAGTCGCAGAACACCGGCCGGCTCCAGATCCAGTCGCTGGGCGCGACCGCCGACTTCCCGAAGGCGAACGTCGGTGACACCCTCGCCGGCACCACCGCGGGCCCGCTGGACTACAACCAGTTCGGCGGCTACACCCTGGTCGCGAGCAAGCTCGGCACGCTGGAGAGCGCCGAGCTGAAGCGGGAGACCACGGAGAAGCAGCGGAACGGCGAGCTGGCGGTCGCGACGTACAACGTCGAGAACCTCGACCCGTCCGACGCCACGTTCGACGCGCACGCCGCCGCGATCGTGAACAACCTCCAGTCGCCCGACATCGTGTCCCTGGAGGAGATCCAGGACAACACGGGCGCGAAGAACGACGGTGTGGTCGCCGCCGACCAGACGGTGCAGAAGCTGATCGACGCGATCGCGGCCGCGGGCGGTCCGACGTACGACTGGCGCTCCGTCGACCCGGCGAACAACACCGATGGCGGCGAGCCGGGCGGCAACATCCGCCAGGTCTTCCTGTTCAACCCGGAGCGGGTCTCCTTCACGGACCGCGCGGGCGGCGACGCCACCACGGCCGTCGGCGTCACCGAGATCGACGACAAGGCCGCGCTGACGGTCTCCCCCGGCCGTATCGACCCGGCGAACGCCGCGTTCGCCAGCAGCCGCAAGCCGCTGGCCGGCGAGTTCGTCTTCCGGGGCCGCACGGTCTTCGTGATCGCCAACCACTTCAACTCCAAGGGTGGCGACCAGGGACTGACCTCGCAGTACCAGCCGGTGGCGCGCAGCTCGGAGACCCAGCGGCACCAGCAGGCGACCCTGGTGAACTCCTTCGTCAAGGACATCCTCGACACCCAGAAGAACGCGCGCGTCATCACGCTCGGCGACATCAACGACTTCGAGTTCTCCGAGACCACCAAGATCCTGGAGAGCGACGGCGCCCTGTGGTCGGCGGTCAAGTCGCTGCCGAAGAGCGAGCGTTACTCGTACGTCTACCAGGGCAACGCCCAGGTCCTGGACCAGATCCTGGTCAGCCCGTCGATCCGGCGCGCCTGTGACCTGGAGTTCGACAGCGTGCACGTCAACGCCGAGTTCAACGACCAGATCAGCGACCACGACCCGCAGGTGCTGCGCTTCAGGCCGTAA
- a CDS encoding TerD family protein, with product MTPGSNIPLPVARVTVDVTAPVRLDVSSLLLTADGKVRSDDDFIFYNQPTGPGVTYRSGGGTAPDAITVDTTAVPPGIEKIVVTASPDAAGQTFQGIEPTATIRNADDNSALATFTPPQLGTETALVIVEIYLRNGAWKARAVGQGYANGLAGIATDFGVSVEEPTPAPTPTPAPVAPPQPTMAPPVTPPAPQMPPAAPPAPAAAPGAGKINLDKGRVSLQKNQTVSLIKGGRPLLSQVKMGLGWEPAYRGKDIDLDASVIAYGPQRNHIDSCYFGKLQIVNGAIRHSGDNLTGEGGGDDEVITVDLGRLPQEVTGLVFTVNSFSGQKFTEVAKAYCRLIDGLTGEELVRFDLTSAEPQTGVMMAKLIRQFSGEWDMTAMGDFVKSRTVRGMVKPAAQAL from the coding sequence ATGACCCCCGGCTCGAACATCCCTCTGCCCGTCGCCCGCGTGACGGTGGACGTCACCGCCCCGGTGCGGCTCGACGTATCGAGCCTGCTGCTCACCGCCGACGGCAAGGTGCGCTCGGACGACGACTTCATCTTCTACAACCAGCCCACGGGCCCCGGCGTGACGTACCGCTCCGGCGGCGGCACGGCCCCCGACGCGATCACGGTCGACACCACGGCCGTGCCCCCCGGCATCGAGAAGATCGTCGTCACCGCCAGCCCGGACGCCGCCGGCCAGACCTTCCAGGGCATCGAACCGACGGCCACCATCCGCAACGCCGACGACAACTCCGCCCTGGCCACCTTCACACCCCCGCAGCTCGGCACCGAGACCGCCCTGGTCATCGTGGAGATCTACCTCCGCAACGGCGCCTGGAAGGCCCGAGCCGTCGGCCAGGGCTACGCCAACGGCCTCGCCGGCATCGCCACCGACTTCGGCGTCTCGGTCGAGGAACCCACACCGGCACCCACGCCGACACCGGCCCCGGTCGCCCCGCCCCAGCCCACCATGGCACCCCCCGTCACCCCGCCCGCCCCCCAGATGCCCCCGGCCGCACCCCCCGCCCCGGCCGCCGCCCCCGGCGCCGGAAAGATCAACCTCGACAAGGGCAGGGTCAGCCTCCAGAAGAACCAGACCGTCTCCCTCATCAAGGGCGGCCGCCCCCTGCTCTCCCAGGTCAAGATGGGCCTCGGCTGGGAGCCCGCGTACCGCGGCAAGGACATCGACCTGGACGCCTCGGTCATCGCCTACGGCCCGCAGCGCAATCACATCGACAGCTGCTATTTCGGCAAGCTCCAGATCGTGAACGGCGCCATCCGCCACTCCGGCGACAACCTCACCGGCGAGGGCGGAGGCGACGACGAGGTCATCACCGTGGATCTCGGCCGGCTCCCCCAGGAGGTCACCGGCCTGGTCTTCACCGTGAACTCCTTCTCGGGCCAGAAGTTCACCGAGGTCGCCAAGGCCTACTGCCGCCTGATCGACGGACTGACCGGCGAGGAACTGGTCCGCTTCGACCTGACCTCCGCCGAACCCCAGACCGGCGTGATGATGGCCAAGCTCATCCGCCAGTTCTCCGGCGAGTGGGACATGACGGCCATGGGCGACTTCGTGAAGTCCCGCACGGTCCGAGGGATGGTGAAGCCCGCGGCCCAGGCGCTGTAG
- a CDS encoding Crp/Fnr family transcriptional regulator, producing the protein MRVRSFLGELSPGARGALARYGTRFSFPRGSFLISEGALDSDVFVLLSSYVKVTASLTDGGWTLVAVRMSGDLVGELAGMSGAPRSASVIACGCEPVTALRLSWGEFEQVKAEHPEVLARLQESVSRKLAAATRRRVDYRRRSPTVRLARVLVEMADDFGQSVRGREVILPMDLKHLEWGELIGVSESTAYRALRELRDLVDAHHRRVIVMDLTGLRAVADRE; encoded by the coding sequence GTGCGTGTTCGTAGTTTCCTCGGGGAGTTGAGTCCTGGGGCTCGGGGTGCGCTTGCTCGGTATGGGACGCGATTCTCCTTCCCTCGTGGCTCCTTTCTCATCTCCGAAGGCGCTCTCGATTCCGATGTCTTCGTGCTGCTCTCCTCTTATGTGAAGGTCACCGCCTCGCTGACCGACGGGGGGTGGACCCTTGTTGCCGTTCGTATGTCCGGGGACCTCGTCGGGGAACTGGCAGGGATGAGCGGGGCTCCTCGTAGTGCTTCCGTCATTGCCTGCGGGTGTGAGCCCGTCACCGCGCTTCGGTTGTCGTGGGGGGAATTCGAACAGGTCAAGGCCGAACATCCGGAGGTGCTGGCGCGGCTTCAGGAGTCCGTGAGTCGGAAGCTGGCCGCGGCCACCCGCCGGCGGGTCGACTATCGGCGGCGCAGCCCCACTGTCCGGCTTGCCCGGGTTCTGGTGGAGATGGCCGATGACTTCGGGCAATCGGTGCGCGGGCGGGAGGTAATCCTTCCGATGGACCTGAAGCACCTGGAGTGGGGCGAGTTGATCGGGGTCTCGGAGAGCACCGCGTACCGCGCTCTGCGGGAGCTGCGTGATCTCGTGGACGCTCATCACCGGCGTGTCATCGTCATGGATCTGACGGGGCTCCGTGCCGTGGCCGACAGGGAGTAA
- a CDS encoding 1-aminocyclopropane-1-carboxylate deaminase — protein sequence MSLASFERYPLLFGPSPVHRLERLTAHLGGASVWAKREDCNSGIAYGGNKTRKLEYLVADALAQGCDTLVSIGGVQSNHTRQVAAVAARAGLKCVLVQESWVDWPDAVYDKVGNILVSRLAGADVRLVRAGFGIGFKESWEQALREVEESDGKPYAIPAGASDHPLGGLGFAGWAYEVAKQERELGVFFDTVVVCSVTGSTQAGMVAGFRALEEAGGRTRRVIGVDASAAPARTREQIARIAHGTGRLIGVRAELTVADVELDERYHAGTYGIPDEATLAAMRLAARTEGMVTDPVYEGKSMAGLIDMVTRGEIGRDATVLYAHLGGQPALNAYSALF from the coding sequence ATGTCCCTTGCTTCCTTCGAGCGTTACCCACTGCTCTTCGGCCCGTCGCCGGTGCACCGACTCGAGCGCCTCACCGCACACCTCGGTGGCGCCTCGGTCTGGGCCAAGCGGGAGGACTGCAACTCCGGGATCGCGTACGGCGGGAACAAGACGCGCAAGCTGGAGTACCTGGTCGCCGACGCGCTCGCGCAGGGGTGCGACACGCTGGTGTCGATCGGCGGGGTGCAGTCCAACCACACCCGTCAGGTCGCCGCCGTCGCGGCCCGTGCCGGGCTCAAGTGCGTGCTGGTGCAGGAGAGTTGGGTGGACTGGCCGGACGCGGTCTACGACAAGGTCGGCAACATCCTGGTCAGCCGGCTCGCCGGAGCCGATGTCCGGCTGGTGCGGGCCGGGTTCGGGATCGGGTTCAAGGAGAGCTGGGAGCAGGCGCTCAGGGAGGTCGAGGAGAGCGACGGCAAGCCGTACGCCATTCCCGCGGGCGCCTCCGACCATCCCCTCGGCGGGCTGGGCTTCGCGGGCTGGGCCTATGAAGTCGCCAAACAGGAACGGGAATTGGGCGTCTTCTTCGATACGGTCGTCGTCTGCTCGGTGACCGGGTCGACGCAGGCCGGGATGGTCGCCGGGTTCCGCGCGCTGGAGGAGGCCGGGGGCCGTACGCGGCGCGTCATCGGGGTGGACGCCTCGGCCGCGCCCGCCCGGACCCGGGAGCAGATCGCGCGGATCGCGCACGGCACCGGGCGGCTGATCGGCGTACGTGCGGAGCTGACCGTGGCGGATGTCGAACTGGACGAGCGGTACCACGCGGGGACGTACGGGATACCCGACGAGGCGACGCTGGCGGCGATGCGGCTCGCGGCGCGGACCGAGGGGATGGTCACGGACCCGGTGTACGAGGGGAAGTCGATGGCCGGGCTGATCGACATGGTGACGCGCGGGGAGATCGGGCGGGATGCGACGGTGCTGTACGCGCATTTGGGCGGGCAGCCGGCGCTGAACGCGTACAGCGCGCTGTTCTGA